The following coding sequences lie in one Flavobacterium sediminis genomic window:
- a CDS encoding efflux RND transporter periplasmic adaptor subunit gives MRKISYIFLLSLVTLSCKNQETTAEPESTNEDGYSVTHEQFKAMNMELGSLSEHDFNISVQATGMIDVPPQNKAKVTTFLGGYVKTTNLLVGDKVKKGEALLTLENTDFVDLQKDYVEVAEQIGYLKSEYERQKTLYEEKITSQKNYLKAESDYKKAFGMYQSLKKKLELLNISPAQVEKGNFTSVITLYAPISGDITQMNANVGMFMAPSDIILEIVDIDHLHIELNVFEKDILKIKEKQNIVFTVPQASKEKFNAEVVLVGKSIENKDRTIMVHGHLDDNIKQRLLTGMYVEAKIETESIKSLGIPTEAILSENDKKFVFLVDKDQNGSYSFKKVLVKTGEQTDTFTQILPESNLPSTAKILTKGAFDIN, from the coding sequence ATGAGAAAAATAAGCTATATCTTTTTACTAAGCCTGGTAACTCTTTCTTGTAAAAATCAGGAAACCACAGCAGAACCCGAATCTACTAATGAAGACGGATATTCTGTAACTCATGAGCAATTCAAAGCCATGAATATGGAATTAGGTTCACTATCTGAACACGATTTCAATATTTCCGTTCAGGCAACCGGAATGATTGATGTTCCGCCACAAAATAAAGCTAAAGTCACTACTTTTTTAGGAGGTTATGTAAAAACTACTAACCTTTTGGTAGGGGATAAAGTAAAAAAAGGAGAGGCACTATTAACGTTAGAAAATACAGATTTTGTTGATCTTCAGAAAGATTACGTAGAAGTTGCCGAACAAATAGGTTATCTAAAATCAGAATATGAAAGACAAAAAACTTTATATGAGGAGAAAATTACCTCACAAAAAAATTACTTAAAAGCGGAAAGTGATTATAAAAAAGCATTCGGAATGTACCAAAGTTTAAAAAAGAAATTAGAACTTTTAAATATTTCCCCCGCACAAGTAGAAAAAGGAAATTTTACATCCGTAATTACGCTTTATGCACCTATTTCCGGTGATATAACTCAGATGAATGCCAATGTAGGAATGTTTATGGCTCCTTCTGATATTATTCTGGAGATCGTTGATATCGATCATTTGCATATAGAATTAAATGTTTTTGAAAAAGATATTTTAAAAATAAAAGAAAAACAAAACATTGTTTTTACCGTTCCGCAAGCCTCTAAAGAAAAGTTTAATGCCGAAGTGGTTTTAGTAGGTAAATCCATTGAAAATAAAGACAGAACTATTATGGTTCACGGTCATTTAGACGATAATATTAAACAACGTTTGTTAACCGGTATGTATGTCGAAGCTAAAATTGAAACCGAAAGTATTAAAAGCTTAGGTATTCCAACAGAAGCTATTCTGTCAGAAAATGACAAAAAATTTGTATTTTTAGTAGATAAAGATCAAAACGGAAGTTACAGCTTCAAAAAGGTTTTGGTTAAAACAGGCGAACAAACCGATACCTTTACCCAAATTTTACCGGAAAGTAATTTACCTTCTACTGCTAAAATTTTGACAAAAGGCGCTTTTGATATTAACTAA
- a CDS encoding CusA/CzcA family heavy metal efflux RND transporter: MEKIIAFSLRNKLIIILLTFAIVGFGVYSVFNISIGAVPDITNNQVQVITTSQNLSTQDIEQYITYPVELEMANLPGVEEIRSVSKFGLSVVTIVFTDEIGTYLPRQLIAEKIKSASEKIPQGFGSPSMGPITTGLGEVYQYILDVKPEYKDRYSVTDLRTIQDWIVKRQLSGIKGVVEINTWGGYLKQYEVAINSSRLKSMNVSIDEVFTALEKNNSVAGGAYIEKVNQSYFIRGEGKVNSLDDIKQIVVKNENGTPVLIKDVADVRYGSANRFGAITGNGEGEKVLGQVMMLKGANSKQVLEDVKNRVAEIQKTLPKGVYINGFLERSELVAKTTFTVSENLILGCLIVIFVVVLLLGNWRSGLVVASVIPLCLLFAISFMNIFGIDANLMSLGAIDFGIIIDGAVIIVEFIAFQISSKSQHLKTIDKENRQSEIDEITLKSASTMMNSAVFGQLIILIVFIPILSLSGVEGKMFKPMAMTFSFAIVGAMLFCFTYVPVVSSIFLKPTEENPRSISNRLIKKLNKWYYPVIKWALKNTKKVMYSALGLLVLAIAVFTTMGGEFIPTLDEGDFVIQPVLKTGTSLSKTIETTTKIEQIIRKNFPEVQQVVSRIGAAEVPTDPMSMEESDIIVKLKPKSEWVSAETKDELADKIKIAIQKKIPNLEVEFTQPIEMRFNELVSGTRSDVAVKIFGEDLDILAEKAKEVEKAIQNVEGASDIILEKTEGLPQMAVQYNRSKIAQFGLNIADLNDMISLGFAGKTVGNVFEGEKRFDLVVRLDKTKRQDIEDLRNLFVTTPDNFQIPLRELADISYTEGPAKISRDNTNRRIVVGVNVRNRDLQSVVDDIRKIVDTQIKLPAGYYVTYGGQFENLQSAKARLMVAVPIALFLIFIMLYFAFHSIKEAIMVFSAIPLSAVGGILFLWIRDLPFSISAGIGFIALFGIAVLNGIVLIEHFKELKHRGMDSIDELILRGTTDRLRPVLLTASAAALGFLPMAVSASAGAEVQRPLATVVIGGLFTATLLTMVVLPVLFKVLSTKDFKKPKIKASVIVLLISIVGGMQSVNAQEKSQQEIEQLFKLAMENNTELKAGQLQVDKQKANIGSAFALDKTNFYYSYDQNNLAINNEPLKVFGVHQTFSFPTVYFAQKKVLKTVYEKEKASFELQKNKLKSGLEKVYNQIIYYQHKEKLYRFLDSLHQNFSKASSRRFELGESNYLEKITAEAKYKQIATQLTQVASDKKTAYAQLQALLQSDSLVMVQNSDLQPYLVSDSTSQGLYQNYFATISANMKQQNRFQKQNWFPDLSIEYFRGKNNGLSQSLYGIQVGVAIPLFFNGNVTKQKVARLEMESWEQQKQSETEKMNRYIEQKQSELLKYQEAIDYYNQTGKHLASEIIKVADMSYKHGEIDFFQYIQSLDNATQIEIEFLNNVLLYNNAKIDLQYLNY, translated from the coding sequence TTGGAAAAGATTATTGCCTTCAGTTTACGAAATAAACTTATCATAATTTTATTGACTTTTGCTATAGTAGGATTTGGTGTTTATTCCGTTTTTAACATTTCTATCGGAGCCGTTCCTGACATTACAAACAATCAGGTTCAGGTTATCACAACATCACAGAATTTATCTACGCAAGATATTGAACAATATATTACGTATCCGGTCGAATTAGAAATGGCTAATTTACCCGGAGTAGAAGAGATACGTTCGGTTTCAAAATTTGGTCTTTCAGTTGTAACCATTGTTTTTACAGATGAAATCGGAACCTATTTACCTCGTCAGCTTATTGCCGAAAAAATAAAATCAGCCAGTGAAAAAATACCGCAAGGTTTCGGTAGTCCTTCTATGGGACCAATTACAACCGGATTGGGAGAAGTATACCAATATATCTTAGATGTAAAACCCGAATACAAAGATCGCTATTCCGTTACAGACCTGAGAACCATTCAGGATTGGATCGTTAAGCGTCAGTTATCCGGTATCAAAGGAGTTGTAGAGATCAATACTTGGGGAGGTTATTTAAAACAGTACGAAGTCGCGATTAATTCTTCCCGATTAAAATCCATGAATGTTTCGATCGATGAAGTATTTACAGCTTTGGAGAAAAATAACAGCGTGGCCGGAGGTGCTTATATCGAAAAAGTGAATCAAAGTTATTTCATTCGAGGAGAAGGTAAAGTCAATTCTCTTGATGATATCAAGCAAATAGTCGTTAAAAACGAAAACGGAACTCCTGTATTAATTAAAGATGTTGCCGATGTTCGTTATGGAAGTGCCAATCGCTTCGGAGCCATTACCGGAAACGGTGAAGGTGAAAAAGTACTGGGACAAGTCATGATGCTAAAAGGAGCTAATTCTAAACAAGTATTAGAAGATGTTAAAAACAGAGTGGCAGAGATACAGAAAACATTGCCTAAAGGTGTTTATATTAACGGATTTTTAGAGCGAAGTGAATTGGTTGCCAAAACAACATTTACAGTATCGGAAAACCTTATTTTGGGCTGTTTAATCGTTATTTTCGTAGTAGTTCTGTTACTGGGCAACTGGCGTTCCGGTTTGGTTGTTGCCTCAGTCATTCCGCTTTGTTTGCTGTTTGCTATTTCTTTTATGAATATTTTCGGGATTGATGCTAATTTAATGAGTTTAGGAGCTATCGACTTCGGAATTATTATTGACGGCGCCGTGATCATTGTTGAATTTATTGCATTTCAGATTTCAAGTAAATCCCAACATTTAAAGACAATTGATAAAGAGAACCGCCAATCTGAGATAGATGAAATTACTCTAAAAAGTGCTTCTACTATGATGAATTCGGCTGTTTTCGGACAGTTAATAATCTTAATAGTATTTATTCCTATTTTATCCCTTTCAGGAGTTGAAGGAAAAATGTTTAAACCTATGGCAATGACCTTTAGTTTTGCTATCGTAGGAGCCATGCTATTTTGTTTTACCTATGTTCCGGTAGTTTCTTCTATCTTTTTAAAACCGACAGAAGAAAATCCGAGATCAATTTCTAACCGATTGATTAAGAAATTAAATAAATGGTATTATCCGGTAATAAAATGGGCACTGAAAAATACTAAAAAAGTAATGTATTCTGCTTTAGGTCTTTTAGTACTTGCAATAGCTGTATTTACAACAATGGGAGGAGAATTCATCCCGACCTTAGATGAAGGTGATTTTGTGATCCAACCGGTTTTAAAAACAGGAACGTCTTTAAGTAAAACTATTGAAACAACTACTAAAATAGAACAAATTATACGGAAAAATTTCCCGGAAGTCCAACAAGTAGTAAGTAGGATAGGAGCTGCTGAAGTTCCAACCGATCCTATGAGTATGGAGGAAAGTGATATTATTGTAAAATTAAAGCCAAAATCAGAATGGGTTTCTGCTGAAACAAAGGATGAACTCGCGGATAAGATTAAAATTGCTATCCAAAAGAAAATTCCCAACTTAGAGGTTGAATTTACACAACCTATCGAAATGCGTTTTAATGAATTAGTTTCAGGAACCCGTTCGGATGTGGCTGTTAAGATTTTCGGAGAAGATTTAGATATCTTAGCTGAAAAAGCAAAAGAGGTCGAAAAAGCCATTCAAAACGTAGAAGGAGCTTCTGATATTATTTTAGAAAAAACAGAAGGATTGCCACAAATGGCAGTACAGTACAATCGTTCTAAAATTGCTCAATTCGGATTGAATATCGCCGATTTGAATGACATGATCTCATTGGGCTTTGCCGGAAAAACAGTCGGAAACGTCTTTGAAGGAGAAAAACGCTTTGACCTAGTAGTCCGATTAGATAAAACGAAACGTCAGGATATAGAAGATCTACGCAATTTATTTGTTACCACACCGGATAACTTCCAGATTCCACTACGGGAACTGGCTGATATAAGCTATACAGAAGGTCCCGCTAAAATTTCACGCGACAATACCAACCGTAGAATCGTAGTAGGAGTTAATGTAAGAAATCGCGATTTGCAAAGTGTAGTTGATGATATTCGAAAAATTGTAGATACACAGATCAAATTACCGGCAGGTTATTATGTTACATACGGAGGACAATTTGAAAATTTACAAAGTGCTAAAGCTCGTTTAATGGTAGCCGTTCCTATTGCCTTGTTCCTAATATTCATTATGTTATATTTTGCTTTTCATTCGATCAAGGAAGCTATTATGGTTTTCTCTGCCATACCATTATCTGCTGTAGGAGGAATTTTGTTCTTATGGATTAGAGATCTACCGTTCAGTATTTCGGCAGGTATCGGATTTATAGCTTTGTTTGGTATCGCAGTACTTAACGGAATTGTTTTGATCGAGCATTTTAAAGAACTTAAACATAGAGGAATGGATAGTATTGATGAGTTAATTTTAAGAGGTACAACAGATCGTTTGCGTCCGGTATTATTAACTGCCTCAGCAGCAGCATTAGGTTTTCTTCCTATGGCAGTCTCAGCTTCTGCCGGTGCCGAAGTTCAACGCCCGTTGGCAACTGTTGTAATCGGTGGTTTATTTACTGCTACATTGTTAACTATGGTTGTTTTACCGGTATTATTCAAAGTTTTGAGTACGAAAGATTTTAAGAAACCTAAAATTAAGGCGAGTGTAATTGTTTTACTGATCTCAATTGTAGGCGGAATGCAATCGGTTAATGCACAAGAAAAGTCTCAGCAAGAAATTGAGCAGCTTTTTAAATTAGCGATGGAAAACAATACGGAATTAAAAGCGGGACAATTACAAGTTGACAAACAAAAAGCCAACATAGGTTCGGCATTTGCTCTTGATAAAACTAATTTTTATTATAGTTATGATCAAAATAATCTGGCTATTAATAACGAACCTTTAAAAGTTTTTGGTGTTCATCAAACCTTTTCTTTTCCAACGGTTTACTTTGCCCAAAAGAAAGTCTTAAAAACGGTTTACGAAAAAGAAAAAGCCTCTTTTGAACTTCAAAAAAACAAATTGAAATCAGGATTAGAAAAAGTATACAACCAAATTATATATTACCAGCATAAAGAAAAACTATATCGTTTTTTAGATAGTTTGCACCAGAATTTTTCTAAAGCCAGTAGCCGCCGATTTGAATTAGGAGAATCTAATTATTTAGAAAAAATTACAGCAGAAGCTAAATACAAACAAATTGCGACACAATTGACGCAGGTTGCTAGCGATAAAAAAACAGCCTATGCACAGTTACAGGCTTTGCTTCAATCCGATTCATTGGTAATGGTTCAAAATTCAGATTTACAGCCTTATCTTGTAAGTGATTCCACTTCACAAGGTTTGTATCAGAACTATTTTGCTACCATTAGTGCAAACATGAAACAACAAAACCGCTTTCAGAAACAAAACTGGTTTCCTGATCTGAGCATTGAGTATTTCAGAGGTAAAAACAACGGTTTGTCACAATCTTTATATGGAATTCAGGTTGGAGTAGCAATCCCTTTGTTCTTTAACGGCAATGTGACCAAACAAAAAGTAGCCCGATTGGAAATGGAAAGTTGGGAACAGCAAAAACAAAGTGAAACCGAAAAGATGAATCGCTATATCGAACAAAAACAAAGCGAATTATTGAAATATCAGGAAGCTATTGATTATTACAACCAAACTGGAAAACATTTAGCTTCCGAAATTATAAAAGTGGCTGATATGAGCTACAAACACGGGGAAATTGATTTCTTCCAATACATTCAAAGTTTGGACAATGCAACCCAAATAGAAATAGAATTTCTAAACAATGTTTTATTATACAACAATGCTAAAATTGACTTACAATACCTTAATTACTAA
- a CDS encoding sensor histidine kinase, giving the protein MFSFSFKNRIAFYYIISTALLIGFVFLFLFHISKLSINSHINGEIEKEQQKHLKNVTLDSNQTYLIRVNQWRDREHNSVDVNPVFVEFYDNNKELIDKSPNLKDEDLSLYSEKKNNKFVDSEINGKKIRQIQTEIVDDNNVVGYMVVAMSLDDVVFIIILQNVLLITYPLILVILFFIARFFAGRSIAPISNIIETSSSITKDNLSSRIPLPVNKDELYQLSLQINQLLDRIESAVEREKQFTSDASHELRTPLAVIKGTLEVLIRKPRTKEEYDQKIAFCISEVDRLNTLVDQLLLLARFENQKKNIKNDTIHLNALILDILSRFSQKIKEKNISVLTKIEENCTLNSDYYLISIIFNNLISNALKYSNPDSILVIEAVQTKNGLKCKVTDSGIGISKEDLDKIYNSFFRSNATMHPEIKGTGIGLSIVKRLCDLLKIEIAIESIEEHGTTVILSFS; this is encoded by the coding sequence ATGTTTTCTTTTTCATTTAAAAATAGAATTGCTTTTTACTACATAATAAGTACAGCCTTATTGATAGGCTTTGTTTTTCTGTTTTTATTTCATATTTCTAAACTAAGTATCAATTCTCATATTAACGGTGAAATAGAGAAAGAACAACAAAAACACTTAAAAAATGTTACTCTTGACAGTAATCAGACTTATCTTATAAGGGTTAATCAATGGCGTGACAGAGAACATAACTCTGTTGATGTAAACCCGGTTTTTGTAGAGTTCTATGACAATAATAAAGAGCTCATTGACAAATCTCCTAATCTGAAAGATGAAGATCTATCTCTTTACAGTGAAAAAAAGAATAATAAATTTGTAGACTCTGAAATTAACGGAAAAAAGATCAGACAGATTCAAACAGAGATCGTCGATGATAATAATGTTGTAGGTTACATGGTTGTAGCTATGTCCTTAGATGATGTCGTTTTTATCATTATTTTACAAAATGTCCTTTTAATAACTTACCCTTTAATTTTAGTGATATTATTCTTTATAGCACGGTTCTTTGCCGGAAGAAGTATCGCTCCGATCAGCAATATTATTGAAACCTCTTCAAGCATTACAAAAGACAACTTATCCTCTAGAATTCCGCTTCCGGTAAATAAAGACGAATTGTATCAGTTATCGCTACAGATCAATCAATTATTGGATAGAATAGAAAGTGCAGTTGAACGGGAAAAACAATTTACTTCAGATGCTTCTCATGAACTGAGAACTCCGTTAGCTGTAATTAAAGGAACTTTAGAAGTTTTAATTCGCAAACCGAGAACAAAAGAAGAATACGATCAAAAAATAGCGTTTTGTATCAGCGAAGTCGATCGTTTGAATACTTTGGTAGACCAACTGTTACTCCTGGCACGGTTTGAAAATCAGAAGAAGAACATTAAGAACGATACCATTCATCTTAATGCTTTGATTTTAGATATTTTATCACGTTTCTCACAAAAAATCAAAGAAAAAAATATTTCAGTTCTCACAAAGATCGAAGAAAACTGTACGCTTAATTCTGATTATTATTTAATTTCAATTATCTTTAATAATTTAATTTCAAACGCATTAAAATATTCCAATCCGGATAGTATATTAGTAATAGAAGCCGTACAAACTAAGAACGGATTAAAATGTAAAGTAACGGATAGCGGTATAGGAATTTCAAAAGAAGATTTAGATAAGATTTATAACTCATTTTTCCGTTCAAATGCCACTATGCACCCGGAAATAAAAGGAACAGGTATTGGGCTGTCAATAGTAAAAAGACTCTGTGATCTTTTAAAAATAGAAATAGCTATTGAGAGTATTGAAGAGCACGGTACCACTGTAATACTAAGCTTTTCTTAA
- a CDS encoding response regulator transcription factor, with the protein MNILIVEDEIGILNFLQQGLEEEGFTITTAINGVEGLEKALHSSFDLILLDWMMPKMSGLEVCQNIRKQNTTVPILFLTAKDTVQETIDGLKAGANDYIKKPFSFEELLERIKIHFRKKEETTLQLGNITLNKNTFQVYVDQKEVSLTQREFELLAYLIENKGKVCTRNNIIEDVWDIHFEYDTGVIDVFMNAIRKKLNLSKNQDLIKTVRGVGYIAND; encoded by the coding sequence ATGAATATACTCATTGTTGAAGACGAAATAGGAATTTTAAATTTCCTGCAACAAGGATTAGAAGAAGAAGGCTTTACTATAACTACTGCTATCAACGGAGTGGAGGGTTTGGAAAAAGCCCTCCATTCTTCTTTTGATTTGATCTTGTTAGACTGGATGATGCCTAAAATGTCGGGATTAGAAGTATGTCAAAATATCAGAAAACAAAACACTACAGTTCCGATCTTGTTTTTAACAGCAAAAGATACGGTTCAGGAAACTATAGATGGGTTAAAGGCAGGAGCTAACGATTATATTAAAAAGCCGTTCAGTTTTGAAGAACTATTAGAACGCATAAAAATTCATTTTCGCAAAAAAGAAGAAACAACGTTACAATTAGGAAATATAACGTTGAATAAAAATACCTTTCAGGTATATGTGGATCAAAAAGAAGTTTCTCTTACACAAAGAGAATTTGAACTTTTAGCGTATTTAATTGAGAACAAAGGAAAAGTATGTACTCGAAATAACATCATTGAAGATGTTTGGGATATTCATTTTGAATACGATACCGGAGTTATAGATGTATTCATGAATGCTATTCGAAAAAAACTCAATTTATCAAAAAATCAGGATTTAATTAAAACAGTCAGAGGAGTAGGCTATATAGCAAACGATTAA
- a CDS encoding DUF3570 domain-containing protein: MKKIFVFLLTVTAGFAAQAQEQEQDSTGVSYKKRVLEATEVDFLMSYYKQDGVHSAVSGGKGMEELTDITPTIVVTMPLNEDDVLTVDVGVSAYSSASSGNINPFDSNTPSPWQASSGASASDQLTSLVLGYSHSSDDRNTIWNAHISGSVEYDYHSIGFGGGYTRLLNDKNTELSVSANVYLDQWKPIYPKELQDFADHGLYGGIYNYFTITTDDPLNFDPYNPEKFKFHSNKNRNSYSLSLGLSQVFTRKIQASFFMDVLQQQGLLSTPYQRIYFSDKPNYFINEFQLADDIERLPDTRFKLPIGMRWNFYLHERVTIRTYYRYYWDNWGVDSHTASIELPIKLTDKFTFYPMYRYYTQNASKYFAPYEMHVSTEEYYTSDYDLSTFVSNQYGVGVSYTDIFTSAKIWKFGIKNIDLRYNHYSRNDGLDANIISFAIKFVQQ, from the coding sequence ATGAAAAAAATATTTGTTTTTCTATTAACAGTAACAGCAGGATTTGCTGCTCAGGCACAAGAGCAAGAGCAGGATTCTACAGGGGTGTCCTATAAGAAACGTGTTCTGGAGGCTACGGAAGTTGATTTCTTAATGAGTTATTATAAGCAGGATGGAGTTCACTCGGCAGTTTCAGGCGGTAAAGGGATGGAAGAGTTGACCGATATCACACCTACAATCGTAGTGACAATGCCTTTAAATGAGGATGACGTTTTAACCGTTGATGTTGGTGTTTCTGCTTATTCATCTGCTTCATCCGGTAATATTAATCCGTTTGATAGTAATACGCCAAGTCCTTGGCAGGCAAGTTCAGGAGCATCTGCTTCAGATCAATTGACCAGTTTGGTTTTAGGCTATAGCCATAGTTCAGATGATAGAAATACTATTTGGAACGCTCATATATCCGGTTCAGTGGAATACGATTACCACTCGATCGGTTTCGGAGGTGGTTATACCCGATTACTTAATGATAAAAACACTGAACTTTCGGTTTCTGCCAATGTTTATCTGGATCAGTGGAAGCCTATTTATCCTAAAGAATTACAAGATTTTGCAGATCATGGTTTGTATGGTGGTATTTACAATTACTTTACCATTACAACAGACGATCCGTTGAACTTTGATCCCTATAATCCTGAAAAATTTAAGTTCCATAGTAACAAAAATCGTAACTCATATTCATTATCATTAGGTTTGTCACAGGTTTTTACACGTAAGATACAGGCCTCTTTCTTTATGGATGTTCTACAACAACAAGGCTTATTGTCAACGCCCTACCAAAGGATATACTTTAGTGATAAACCTAATTATTTTATCAATGAGTTCCAATTGGCAGATGACATAGAGCGCTTACCGGACACACGTTTTAAATTACCTATCGGTATGCGTTGGAATTTTTACTTGCACGAACGAGTAACCATACGAACTTATTACCGTTACTATTGGGATAATTGGGGAGTTGACTCTCATACCGCAAGTATAGAACTTCCGATAAAATTGACTGATAAATTCACATTTTATCCGATGTATCGTTACTATACGCAAAATGCTTCTAAATATTTTGCACCTTATGAAATGCACGTATCAACAGAAGAATATTATACATCTGATTATGATTTGTCTACCTTTGTTTCCAATCAATATGGAGTAGGAGTAAGTTATACAGATATTTTCACTTCCGCTAAAATCTGGAAGTTCGGAATTAAGAATATTGACCTCAGATATAATCATTACAGCAGAAATGATGGTTTAGATGCAAATATTATATCATTTGCTATTAAATTTGTACAACAATAA
- a CDS encoding DUF4266 domain-containing protein has translation MKKILFLIVLVAGLQSCNSVKEYDKQYLNDPEMKLSARTAERFETNYQVYREAAAGANGGKTGGGCGCN, from the coding sequence ATGAAGAAAATCTTATTTCTAATTGTATTGGTTGCCGGATTACAATCATGCAATTCCGTTAAAGAGTATGACAAACAATACCTTAACGATCCGGAGATGAAATTGTCAGCCCGAACTGCTGAACGTTTTGAGACTAATTATCAAGTATATAGAGAAGCAGCAGCCGGAGCCAATGGCGGTAAGACCGGAGGAGGTTGCGGTTGTAACTAA
- a CDS encoding FAD:protein FMN transferase, whose translation MRYLFVVLFYGLIANAQIVYKKHQGLLGSPFEITVIVPDSTKGEYYCGMAIAEVKRVENLISDWIPETEISQVNKNAGIKPVKVSKEVFELVFRAIQISKLTEGAFDISYASMDKIWKFDGSMKQMPSPEEIKKSVERVGYQNIILDATQSTIFLKNKGMKLGLGGIGQGYIADNIKTLLQSKGCTSGIVNVSGDINVWGNQPDGQPWKVAIVNPMNKSKVFATFPLIDSAVETSGSYEKFVVFNGKRYSHIIDPRTGYPASGIVSVSVFAKQTELADALATAIFVMGKEVGLNLINQLPGLGCIIVDDTGEIFTSKSIDIEQYQHKE comes from the coding sequence ATGCGTTATTTATTTGTCGTTTTATTTTATGGATTAATAGCTAATGCCCAGATTGTTTATAAGAAACATCAGGGGCTATTAGGAAGTCCTTTTGAAATTACAGTAATCGTTCCCGATAGTACTAAAGGGGAATATTACTGCGGTATGGCTATAGCCGAAGTAAAGCGAGTAGAAAACTTAATTTCCGATTGGATTCCGGAAACCGAAATTTCCCAAGTCAATAAAAATGCAGGGATTAAACCGGTTAAAGTCAGCAAAGAAGTATTTGAACTTGTTTTCAGAGCCATTCAAATCTCTAAGTTGACAGAAGGCGCTTTTGATATTAGCTATGCTTCAATGGATAAAATATGGAAATTTGACGGAAGTATGAAACAAATGCCGTCACCGGAAGAAATCAAAAAATCTGTCGAGCGTGTTGGTTATCAAAATATTATTTTAGATGCTACACAATCGACTATTTTCCTGAAGAATAAAGGAATGAAACTTGGTTTAGGAGGAATAGGACAGGGGTATATCGCAGATAATATCAAAACATTATTGCAAAGCAAAGGCTGTACTTCAGGAATTGTAAATGTTTCGGGAGATATAAATGTCTGGGGAAATCAACCGGACGGGCAGCCTTGGAAAGTAGCCATTGTTAACCCGATGAATAAGTCAAAAGTTTTTGCTACTTTTCCTTTGATCGATAGTGCAGTGGAAACTTCCGGAAGTTATGAAAAATTTGTAGTGTTTAATGGCAAACGCTATTCCCATATCATTGATCCCCGTACAGGATATCCTGCCAGCGGTATCGTTAGTGTTTCTGTTTTTGCTAAACAAACGGAATTAGCTGATGCTTTGGCAACAGCGATCTTTGTAATGGGAAAAGAAGTAGGGCTTAATTTAATTAATCAATTGCCTGGTTTAGGCTGTATTATCGTAGATGATACAGGTGAAATTTTTACTTCAAAAAGTATCGATATTGAACAATACCAACATAAAGAATAA
- a CDS encoding thioredoxin family protein, with amino-acid sequence MKKIATLLVLLLCSITGFSQDWKYNFEEAKKIAQTENKNIIMIFSGSDWCAPCIKLDRNIWQSEEFKKESAENWVLVRANFPRKKANQLSEEQTTHNRALAEKYNREGSFPLVVVLTPTGKVLGKMGFKNVPPEEYIKMIHALEK; translated from the coding sequence ATGAAAAAAATTGCAACGTTATTAGTTCTGTTATTGTGTTCGATTACAGGATTTTCCCAAGATTGGAAATACAATTTTGAGGAGGCAAAAAAGATAGCACAAACGGAGAATAAAAATATTATCATGATATTCTCGGGTTCTGACTGGTGTGCTCCGTGTATTAAATTAGATAGAAATATTTGGCAATCAGAAGAGTTTAAAAAAGAATCTGCTGAAAACTGGGTTTTAGTTCGTGCTAATTTTCCGAGAAAAAAAGCCAATCAGCTTTCAGAAGAGCAAACAACTCACAACAGAGCATTAGCAGAGAAATATAACAGAGAAGGAAGCTTTCCGTTAGTTGTCGTATTAACACCTACAGGAAAAGTTTTAGGAAAAATGGGCTTTAAGAATGTTCCGCCTGAAGAATATATAAAAATGATTCATGCATTAGAAAAATAA